The DNA segment GATTCACTGCCCGGTGAGGCAGTGGCAATGGTTTGCAATGTCGCGGTTGAGGAAGAGGTTAAAGCATTGGTTGAGGCCAGTGTAACGCATTTTGGTGGTTTGGATATAGCGGTGAATAATGCCGGTATCTCATCGCCACCCAAAAGTTTATTAGAGATCACTGAAAAAGAGATGGATATTAACTTTGCCGTTAACGCCAAGAGTATTTTATTTGGAATGAAGTACCAAATTCCTTTAATGCTGGAAAATGGCGGCAATATTTTAAATGTAGCCTCGGCGGCAGGTATGGGCGGTGCACCAAAGCTGGCCCATTACTGTGCGGCAAAGCATGCTGCGGTTGGTTTAACCAAAACGGCAGCGCTTGAGTTTGCTCGTCAAAATGTCAGAGTTAACGCAATCTGCCCGTACTTTACGCAGACACCTATGGTTGATGGTGCCAGGGCAGCAGGTATGGGTGAGATTATGGAGAAGGGTAGCCCAATGAAAAGACTGGGCGAGCCAGAAGAAATTGTCTCCATGATGATGAGTATCATGATGCCCAGCAATAGCTATATGACCGGGCAGTGCATTAATGTTGATGGTGGTGTGTCGGCTTTTTAATCGGTACAAATCAGTGTAGAGCGGCTGGCGCATCTATTGGCTAGTTTGGCCAATAAAGATAGGTATCACCTTGCTGGTACTCTTCATTCGTCGTCTTATCGATGAGTTGGGGTGCCTTCAATACGCTAGGCCATGCTGGTGCAGCCTGCTCTGAGTTGTGTTGGTCCAGTAAAAATTCCAATTCCCCCACTTTGTCGGCTCGTTGTGCCTGCAGATTGTTTCTTTCAGTGGGGTCTTCTTTCAAGTTAAACAAAAACTTTTTTACTTCTGCATTGGGTTTCTCAGGCTGCTCGCTTCGAATTAATTTCCAGCCATTATGCAATACAGTTTGTTGGAATCCTTGCCGCCAAAATAAGGTTTGGTGAGGCGCTGTAGTATTTTCACCGCGGATATAGGGTAATAAATCTACCCCGTCCAGTTTGCGGTCGGTGGGTGCTTTAGCTCCTGCGGCTGCTACGATGGTATGGAAAATATCGATATGGTGAACAGGGTCCTGAAACCGGCTGCCAGCTTTAATCTTTTTGGGCCACTTAGCCATAAACGGTACATGAGTGCCGCCTTCAAAATGTGTTAGCTTCCAGCCTCGGTAAGGTTTATTAATATCTGGTAGGCCGATATAGCCGGCGCCACCATTGTCGCTGCTAAAAATAATTAACGTGTTATCGCTAAGGCCATTAGCTTCCAGTGCGGCAGTGACTTTTTCTACACTGCGGTCCAGTGCGCGCATCATGCCGGCATAGACCCTAAGGGTGTGGTTTTCGATATGGGGAAAAGCGTCATAATCTTCCCGAGTTGCTTGAATTGGGTTGTGAGGTCCCCAATGTGCCAAATATAAAAAGAATGGACGATTCCGGTTGGCTTCAATAACCTTAACAGCTTCGTCAGTATAATAATCGGTGATATAGCCCTTGGGTTCAAAGGGGCTGCCGCCATTAAATTGTGCGCCGTAGCGTGCCGTTGCCCAGACCATACGATCAATAGCATCGCCTTCGATTTTGGCGTTTACCACATCGGGGTGATCTTCCGGTAAGTAGAGGGTGCCTTTCATATACAGGCTATCGTCAAAGCCCTGGTCTTCCGGGCGCATTCCCTCCAGTGAGCCCACATGCCATTTGCCAATATGGGCGGTATAGTAATTTTGTTGCTTAAGCACTTCAGCAATGGTGATTTCTTCCGCTGGCATGCCAAGGTCTTCTACTGGTGGTAGGGTGGCTGCGGTTTCTGTGTCAATAATTAGCGGTAAAGTTTTAGGTTCTAATTCTTGCATCCAGCTAAAAATTCTTGGGCCCATTTTAAAAATCGGTGTGTACTCAAAACCAAAGCGGGTGGAGTAGCGGCCGGTTAACATGGACGCCCGCGACGGTGCACAGATCGCATTGGCAGCATAGCCATTATCAAAGCGCACACCCTGGTGGGCAATGGCATCGATATTGGGCGTCATCTGACTGCCATCGGCGGCACCGCCGTTATAGAGAGAAATATCATTAAAGCCCATATCATCAGTTAAAATTAAAATAACATTGGGCGGTCTTTCATTGGCGGGGGCTTCGGCGGTTGCCGGGCCCTGTGGCCATTCAATAGGTTTGTTAGGGGCAAAGGGATTAAGGGTATTGCTGAGTTTAGGGGCTGCCCAGACAATCAGTTCAATCCGGTTTTGCCAACCAATCCAGCCAGTAACGGCGATAATCAATAACAGGCTTAGTAGTTTTTTCATAACGGTCTCTTTGGGCATAATAATATTAGGGCGTAACAATAGGGAAATTCTCAGTGGGCGAAGACATGGAGCCAAAAAAGCTGAGTAAATCCAGCTTGCTACCCTCTATCGATAAATCATCACTGAACAAGGTGTTTTTTAAGTCACCCGTGCCAGTAATCAGGTTTAATAAAATGGCTTTGGTTAGCGTTAAGCTAACGCTGGGCTCCAGTGTATTATTAGTATTAAGTGGTCTGGGATAAAAATTCAATACTGAATTGTTCAGTGATAAGACATAGCGTTCATTGACATCGCTAAATATAAATTCAACCACCAGCGTTTTACCTTCCGCTTTTTCACTATCGATATTGACGGCGATGGTTTCCAAAAAGGTAGTAATTGGAGTGCGGGTTAAAACGCCACGGGCATCTTCGGTTCTTAATGCCGGTGCTGTAATTCCGTTGCGTAATTCATGGGCCGCCGTTAGGTATTCACTGCGCCAGGGGCCGGACTCAGCCTGGTACGCCATCTGGTCATAGGTGTTGGCCAGTAATGCTTTTGCTGCCTGATTGTTGGGCTCGGCAAACACAGCGTGGTTAAGTAATTCGGCGACCCACTGGTATTCGCCGTTTTCGTAATAGCTTTGGGCTTTGGCGATCACGTTGTCAATGCCGCCCATCATCTCAATATATTTAGGCGCCGTGTCTGCTGGTGGCAAGGGATGAAGGTTGGCAGGGTTGCCATCAAACCAGCCCATATAATATTGATAAACGGCCTTGGCATTATGTTCTACGGTGCCGTAATAACCACGGGAATAAAATTGTTGGCTAAGTGATTCTGGCAGCTGGATGGTATTGGCAATTTCATTGGGAGTCATGCCTTTTAAAATCATTCTAACGGTTTGGTCGTGAATAAATTTATAGGTGTCGCGCTGGTTTGCTAAGTAGTTGCGAATACGTTCCTGCCCCCAGATAGGCCAGTGGTGGCTGTTAAAAATCACGTCAGCCTGGCCGTAGTTTTGCAAAATACTATCGATCACCTGGCTCCATAATAAGGCGTCGCGGACTTTGGCACCACGTAGGGTATAGACGTTATGAAGTGTGCGGCTAATGACTTCTGCGCCGCAAAAGGCATTATGCTCGGGTAAATAAAAGGTAAATTCAGCTGGGGCTTCTGTACCTGAGGCGATTTGGAAAACAAACTCCACGCCGTCGATGCTATGGGTTTCACCAGTTTCTCGAATGATCTTATTCGGTACAAATAAGGAGGTGGTGCCAAAAGGCACAGATTTCCCCAGGCCTAAATCAATATTGCCTCTGGGGCCGGGTGTTAGTGAAGAGCCATATTGATAACCGGCGCGACGGCTCATTGCATTGCCCAGCATAATATTTTCGCTGGAGGCTTCTTTGACAAAGCCTTCTGGAGCAACCAGGGTCACTTTGCCTGATTGATACTCTTGGTCATTGATAAATGCGGCAACACCACCAAAATGATCAATATGGCTATGGGTAAAAACCACCGCAGTGATCGGTTTATCTTTAAATAAGTGCTGTTGTAAAAAAGCTTTGGCGGCCTGACCGGTTTCTAATGAAGTATTGGGGTCTACTAAAATCCAACCGGTTTCGCCTTCAATAATGGTTAGGGTAGCGAGATCAAAGTTGCGTAACTGCCAAATACCGTCTTTAACCTGATAAAGCCCCGGCACATTATTAAGCTTGGCCTGACGCCACAGGCTGGGGTTAACAGAATCTGGTGCATCGCCTTTGATAAACTGATAGGCAGGCATATCCCAAATAGTATCGCCAGTCTTTGAATGCTTAACCACCAGATTGTCCGCAGTTACAATCAATCCTCGTTCGGCCTCTTCAAAATCCCGGGTATCAGAGAATGGTAGCTGTTTTAATACGGCGCGATTTTTTTTCAGGGTATCGCTCGAAGGTGCGCTATTACCATTTGCCGAAACGCTGTTATCTTTAGGCCCGGCGCTTCGCCACAGGCGGTAAGTAACAGGGCGGATAGGGTTAAGGCCAATAGGCGAGAGTAGTTCATTGTTTAATGACCTGTGGTAGAGGCCAACTGCCATTGGTAGCCGATGATTGGGGAGCATAAAGACGCAGTGTTACGGCAAAGTTATCGCTGGGTGTGGGTAACCAGTTGTCAGTGCCGCTAGCGGGTCGCTGCTGTTGTAGCAGAATATCCAGCGAGCCGTCCGCATTATATTGCAGCTTATCCCGACTGCCCAGAGCATAACGATTAATCGGGTTTTCAATCAGGAAGCCTTCACTGTCATACATAGTGACGGACCAAAAGGCATTAACCGGTGGTACTTGCCCTGCCTGAAAGTGCAGCTTATAGCTATGCTGGCCATCCAGAGTTTGGCCTGTACTATCGACCAGAGTATTGGGGTATAGAGCATCTTCCGGTGGTAGGGCACCTAGTCCGATAATCGCCACGCCGGTGCGGAATCGATAATCCGTGCCGTAGTTACCAATACCATCACGGAAAATTGCCCAGCCATTATCCAGCTCTCGCGGCTCTGCCAGTTGCTGTTTGATTTTTTCCTGGGTGAAATTAATCGCCCAGTCGGCCATTGCCTGCCCCAGCCAGCCTTGTGCGTCGGGGGAATACTGGCCGGCTGTTACACCGAGGGCGGCCAGAGTTTCTATCGCCGCTTTATCTTCTGCCGGACTTGCCTGTAGGGCGAGTACGTCTGCCAGAGTGGCTAAAAAGGTATTGGCCGACATCTGCTCTACCGTTAAGGCGGGGTTATTATCCGGATCGTTTTTACTAATAGTGCCGCTATAAACCTCGGTGCTAATACCTTGTTGCCACTGGGAGAGAGAGGCTAAGGCAAACTGTTTTTGCATGGTTTTAACTGCTTCCACATCATCGGTGCCATTGGTCTGAATACGTTGAATCATCCATACCTGGTTAGTTGGTGATTGAATCGTTGCGACGTCTTGCGGTAACTCACCCTGCCAGTCAGGTCCAACCAATATATAATCCCCGGCCTGATTGCCGGTAGTGCGTGTGCCTACAGAGGCAAACACATTGGTCCAGGCATCCATAAATGGGGAGATATAATAGCGCTCACCCATATCCGGTACCGATAATACCTGTGGTTCCTTCGCCAGGTTTAACCAGGCAATCGTGTAGAGTGTATCGACATTGGGGCGTACCACATTGCGAAAATTGTGGTCGGGGAAAGTTATATTATGTGTTAACTGATTTTCAGCAACCGGCCCGGATAGCATCACCTTTTCAGTTTCATGCATCAGTAGTAATGGGTAGCCGTAAATATAAGCACTGGAGAATTGCTTAAGTTGTGATACGCCTTGATAGGCTAGTACCGCAGACAGCCCAATAATGCCCAAGCCAAACAGTTTGATTTTCATTGATAGTATTGCCTGCTTAAAGTTTAAATAAACGGGTGTAATTAACCGGTAAAATCCGTCTGGCCAGGTCCATCCAAAATGCACCTTTGCCGACGAGTATACGCTGTTTATTACGATTAACACCGTCAATAATTTCAGTGGCTGCTTCTGCCGCTGTGGTCCAAAACATTTTTTCTATGGTGCGTTGCAAATCCTTTTCGCTGCGGTTGGCATCAGTATCTGCAATCATTCGCGCGCTCTTGGCTATAGCGGTTTTAATACCGGCAGGGAAGGCGCATGAAACATTCACCGGGGATTTTCTCAGTTCCTGTGCCAGTGCATCGGTAAAGCCATTAACGGCAAATTTTGAGGCGCTGTAAATGCCGTTATAGGGTGCGGTAAATAAACCAAAGACAGAACTCACATTAACAATATGGGCAACCTGTTGCTGCTTTAACAACGGTAAAAAAGCGCGGCAACCATAAACCACACCCCAGTAATTAATATTCATTAGCCAGTGCATATCTTCATCACTAACACTATCAATACGACCGCCTAGTGCAACGCCGGCATTATTAAATAAAAAATTAACCCCGCCGTGCTCACTGGCGACCGTCGCCGCAAATTGTTCTATCTGTGCCTGGTCGGCCACATCAACGGTATGGGTTGTAATGCGAACATCCAACCCCTTCAGTTGCTCCAGCGTGGTATTAAGGCCGTCCTGGCTAATATCCGCCAGCGCCAGATGACAGCCCTCAGTGGCCAGTTGCAGCGCCAGTTGTTGGCCAATGCCAGAACCGGCACCGGTAATCGCGGCGACCCGTTGGTCAAATAGTCCGTTCTTTGTCTTATTCTGGCTACTCATTACTTGTTGCCTGTCGCTAAGTTGGTTAGGCAATTTAAAACAAGTGCTTTAAAAAGTAAAGCGGTTGTATTAGTCTATATCTACCGTATACTGAGGCAGCTGGGATAGCGGAATAAGATAATGCAAGTGACTGAAAATAAAGAAGATATTAGAGATAGGCTGCTCGTGTCAGCGATGGCGCTCTATGCCGAAAAGGGGCTGGATGGTGTTTCCCTGCGGGAAATCGGTGTTTCTGCGGGGGCTAAAAACTCCGGAGTGATGCAATACCACTTTGGCTCCAAGCTGGGCCTTTTGAATGCCATCGTAGAAAAAATTTCCCTGCAACTGATGCCGCTGCGGGCGCAAAACCCGCCCCATGAAGCGGATGGCGTGTGGCAGATGGTTCGGGGCACTATTGAGAATATGGCCACACTGTCCCGTAGCTATAGCTGGGGCGAGGATGCCTTAAAAGTGATGTCGCGGATGCTAATGGAAACCGGGACGGATACGCGGGATATTATTAATCGTTATTTTTCTGAACAAACTCTGCAATTGTTTGAACGGTTGCAAACCTTCTACCCTCATGCCGAACCTAATAAATTAAAACTGCGTTTGTTAGT comes from the Oceanicoccus sagamiensis genome and includes:
- a CDS encoding SDR family NAD(P)-dependent oxidoreductase, with the protein product MSFENKVILITGAASGFGKLLAETLSPQGAKLILGDLNEAGVKAVADSLPGEAVAMVCNVAVEEEVKALVEASVTHFGGLDIAVNNAGISSPPKSLLEITEKEMDINFAVNAKSILFGMKYQIPLMLENGGNILNVASAAGMGGAPKLAHYCAAKHAAVGLTKTAALEFARQNVRVNAICPYFTQTPMVDGARAAGMGEIMEKGSPMKRLGEPEEIVSMMMSIMMPSNSYMTGQCINVDGGVSAF
- a CDS encoding sulfatase-like hydrolase/transferase produces the protein MKKLLSLLLIIAVTGWIGWQNRIELIVWAAPKLSNTLNPFAPNKPIEWPQGPATAEAPANERPPNVILILTDDMGFNDISLYNGGAADGSQMTPNIDAIAHQGVRFDNGYAANAICAPSRASMLTGRYSTRFGFEYTPIFKMGPRIFSWMQELEPKTLPLIIDTETAATLPPVEDLGMPAEEITIAEVLKQQNYYTAHIGKWHVGSLEGMRPEDQGFDDSLYMKGTLYLPEDHPDVVNAKIEGDAIDRMVWATARYGAQFNGGSPFEPKGYITDYYTDEAVKVIEANRNRPFFLYLAHWGPHNPIQATREDYDAFPHIENHTLRVYAGMMRALDRSVEKVTAALEANGLSDNTLIIFSSDNGGAGYIGLPDINKPYRGWKLTHFEGGTHVPFMAKWPKKIKAGSRFQDPVHHIDIFHTIVAAAGAKAPTDRKLDGVDLLPYIRGENTTAPHQTLFWRQGFQQTVLHNGWKLIRSEQPEKPNAEVKKFLFNLKEDPTERNNLQAQRADKVGELEFLLDQHNSEQAAPAWPSVLKAPQLIDKTTNEEYQQGDTYLYWPN
- a CDS encoding alkyl/aryl-sulfatase: MAVGLYHRSLNNELLSPIGLNPIRPVTYRLWRSAGPKDNSVSANGNSAPSSDTLKKNRAVLKQLPFSDTRDFEEAERGLIVTADNLVVKHSKTGDTIWDMPAYQFIKGDAPDSVNPSLWRQAKLNNVPGLYQVKDGIWQLRNFDLATLTIIEGETGWILVDPNTSLETGQAAKAFLQQHLFKDKPITAVVFTHSHIDHFGGVAAFINDQEYQSGKVTLVAPEGFVKEASSENIMLGNAMSRRAGYQYGSSLTPGPRGNIDLGLGKSVPFGTTSLFVPNKIIRETGETHSIDGVEFVFQIASGTEAPAEFTFYLPEHNAFCGAEVISRTLHNVYTLRGAKVRDALLWSQVIDSILQNYGQADVIFNSHHWPIWGQERIRNYLANQRDTYKFIHDQTVRMILKGMTPNEIANTIQLPESLSQQFYSRGYYGTVEHNAKAVYQYYMGWFDGNPANLHPLPPADTAPKYIEMMGGIDNVIAKAQSYYENGEYQWVAELLNHAVFAEPNNQAAKALLANTYDQMAYQAESGPWRSEYLTAAHELRNGITAPALRTEDARGVLTRTPITTFLETIAVNIDSEKAEGKTLVVEFIFSDVNERYVLSLNNSVLNFYPRPLNTNNTLEPSVSLTLTKAILLNLITGTGDLKNTLFSDDLSIEGSKLDLLSFFGSMSSPTENFPIVTP
- a CDS encoding DUF1254 domain-containing protein, encoding MKIKLFGLGIIGLSAVLAYQGVSQLKQFSSAYIYGYPLLLMHETEKVMLSGPVAENQLTHNITFPDHNFRNVVRPNVDTLYTIAWLNLAKEPQVLSVPDMGERYYISPFMDAWTNVFASVGTRTTGNQAGDYILVGPDWQGELPQDVATIQSPTNQVWMIQRIQTNGTDDVEAVKTMQKQFALASLSQWQQGISTEVYSGTISKNDPDNNPALTVEQMSANTFLATLADVLALQASPAEDKAAIETLAALGVTAGQYSPDAQGWLGQAMADWAINFTQEKIKQQLAEPRELDNGWAIFRDGIGNYGTDYRFRTGVAIIGLGALPPEDALYPNTLVDSTGQTLDGQHSYKLHFQAGQVPPVNAFWSVTMYDSEGFLIENPINRYALGSRDKLQYNADGSLDILLQQQRPASGTDNWLPTPSDNFAVTLRLYAPQSSATNGSWPLPQVIKQ
- a CDS encoding SDR family NAD(P)-dependent oxidoreductase; amino-acid sequence: MSSQNKTKNGLFDQRVAAITGAGSGIGQQLALQLATEGCHLALADISQDGLNTTLEQLKGLDVRITTHTVDVADQAQIEQFAATVASEHGGVNFLFNNAGVALGGRIDSVSDEDMHWLMNINYWGVVYGCRAFLPLLKQQQVAHIVNVSSVFGLFTAPYNGIYSASKFAVNGFTDALAQELRKSPVNVSCAFPAGIKTAIAKSARMIADTDANRSEKDLQRTIEKMFWTTAAEAATEIIDGVNRNKQRILVGKGAFWMDLARRILPVNYTRLFKL
- a CDS encoding TetR/AcrR family transcriptional regulator, yielding MTENKEDIRDRLLVSAMALYAEKGLDGVSLREIGVSAGAKNSGVMQYHFGSKLGLLNAIVEKISLQLMPLRAQNPPHEADGVWQMVRGTIENMATLSRSYSWGEDALKVMSRMLMETGTDTRDIINRYFSEQTLQLFERLQTFYPHAEPNKLKLRLLVALDGVIHSLSEAKSLPNSPLGEIRFFSDKELGDELCDFVVGGLTYKL